The Rhopalosiphum maidis isolate BTI-1 chromosome 2, ASM367621v3, whole genome shotgun sequence genome segment GTACTAGTGTACTaccataaaactaataaatcttataagtacagttatacttaatacaataatagaaataaacctAAACAATTAcactaataaaatgtacagtgACCTATAATCAATGATGACAAACACTCGATactcactatataatataccttcccgatcatttttataatattaaatcacactaaaaatatttttttcgctaCTTCTTTCTAATCACATTGTCTGTAACGGtggaaattatgtaattttaaattcaatacattataaagtaAGTAGATATacgaaatattgatttttaataacaatatttatttatttatttagaataaatatatagtatatatacatattatatttgaaaataaaaatttcattaaaactaagaatataattaatgtttaacttaaaataaatataagttagaaatttatgaatatgttttatcagtacctaatttacatattgatattaatattgaataaaagaaGATATAAagcttttaattaaaagtggtgtataatacataaacgtCTATTATCCAAGTAAATTACCCGGTTATCGTGTAGATTATCATCAAACTATATTGAGATCAAATGGGATCACAAATGAGCTAGTATAAGTTATTACAAAAGTTTAAGCAACAGCTTTGTGTGtcatcaattttaaaagttggtattggaatattattttaaattttgttaatatcatGCTTAGcttgaagttaaaaattaataatataatatatttattataagtacttaacaTAGCTAGCAAAATAAACTAaagatcatatatatatatatagtactttaacactattatattaaatattaaacaatattgtcattatacctatatttaccaAGTTCTTTGATGGTTTGCCAGTTTTTATTGTCCAATAATATGACGAAAACTTCGACTTGTTTCATTGAAGAATGTTACAAATTGAATATGCCAGCACCGACTATTCCCACAGAATCCACCGAGGCTTGTAACAATAATGTGGTCCACCTGTCCAAAGATCGCGCTGCGTCCATTATACAATCTTTTAAATCTGCATCTAGGTTAACATTTATGAAggtaacaattattatcattaggtACCtaggaattaaatttatatgcaatttaaaatagtaaaatattaatttcgcgTTGTTGTACAAATATTCTAAAGTatgcaatacaaatatataattaaataaaatgcaaggCTGAGGAAGTTGactaattgttttaaagttttaattgttaaatgaaGATCATACAAATTTCTtagttaagtttataattaaaagctACAAatcaaatagaaaaattaatgaacttttaactaacaattaattattattattttttaatatttccaatccttgttatagtttaataaataaatttgatacaaatataatatacatgttcaataaatagaaaaatcaatacataagAGTAATATTAAGCGtaaattcacaataattttttgtgcCTCTTTAAAGTTAGACTTAACGAATTTCGACAATTATTCAACGATAAGCTCTATACTACATtatgtcattaattatttaagttaattttttcaataattagtacgaaccaaaatatatttcaaatacttatgTAGCATATTACGTGTTGGagaaaattaacttaacatgattaaaaaattaattaattacttagtaACTGCATAGCAATGGAACAACTATTAAATCGTTTAGTTAATTGATaagaaattacattaaaaacaaaagttattttacttaaatttaaatttttaattggtagcaatatttttcacatataatattttcagacgTGGAGCGATTTATCCGACGAAATAAAACAGATTGACGAATACCGAAAACTGACGTTTTACCTTCACGTATACTACACCATATTGGAATGTAAAAAACGTGTCAACAAATCGGAAAACTGTAGTAACGATAAATGTGATGAAAATGACGAAAATGACGAAAGTTCGATGGCCGCTTTTCGCACTTTCTTGCTCCAGAGAGGTGCTGAATTCAGTAccgaaaatgaatttttaccgTACTTTGCACTGCCATACGTGTTTGAACCAATGCAACACCcatcgtttaaaaatttattcaaagtacagttacaaaattattcattatatttttgactcACTACAGTATAACCacagtttattaaaacatgtttttgtttaatacctACGTGTTACTTTCCAACTCTTcttttaaactgttttaaatgtgtaaaaaatataattttatcggaTTAAaagcaaaatcaaaataatggtATGAATATAAGTAACAGGAAAAAgggtcatttttaatataatatataaaattaaaggagtataaatagtacaattaaatataatatagcagttatatataactactatAACGTCTATAACTATAGTAAAGATTTGAAATAGATGTTTGaaacattgtaaatattcaataataatttataagtattggtGAATTTTGTAGGTGAGGTTGAGATTTTTACAGACATATcttgattatataatagtttaattaatataaatttatacaattaataaaagcaTTATTAGTTtgcaataaatatcaataaatattataaatctcattaataattatacgtcgcttctgtgtaatttttaattattagtaaatgttaattgtatgcaaattattgcaaacaaattaattaaaaacttaaaataactaGATACTAGTAGGTACTACTAAAAAGCTCAAcagctatattttttattaattttaaacaactgtttattttacattatattataagtcatgtattaaacattattttctttaaaaaccatgattaattaatttagatgtTTTAACATCTCGACCCTTGGTCTCTGAGcataacatgatattatgtactgtGTCACTGCAACAGTGCAACGTGTTTCGAAAACATAAGCAAAttgattggtttttaaatacatattcgtTTCAAGGAAAATCGATGGAGTGATTCACTACACAAAAGATTGGAGGACTTTATTTTGGATATCTCTATTAATACGTCGGTGATATTAGTGCCCATCAAAGATGCAGGAAAACGAAAattgacgaaaaaaaaatttaaaacgctGTATAAGGAATATAAACCGCTGAATGGTCTGTTCAAATTCAActatatacgtttttatatgCTTTATTGACGAAAGTTTAAAAactgtgtgtaatatatattgttattattatattagcgtTGGCCGCCGAACTTTTGAACGCTTTGGAAAATTCGATTCGTGGACAATCGATTaatttggaaattattttaaaaaattgtaatgctGTAGTGGAAAACATCGATGATAATAAAGTTAGtgtgatttttagttttattatgtaaataatacaattttaaatagtttcccACCATTCACCATTACATTAATTGTATcatcttattttttcaatatttttttggtaatataatatatcttagcAAAATTTAGAAACTGTTGACGACCAATTCGATTtggctatttttaaaatcaaacatgAACTCCGAGAAGGTAACAGtaccaaaaacaaattacttatCCTACAAGCCTTGCGTTGGGTAAGTACAGagccatcatattataatatttaatataatatggtaatattcAATTCGTCTGTATCATATTTTTGGAAGAGGCTGACAAAATCTGAAAACAGAGCCGATACAGTAtcgatgataaaaaaatacgatctATTGGACTTGTGCAAATCTAAAGCCGAACAAGGACTTATGAAATGGCTGTTGATGACAAACGGGCCACATCCTCTACAACAAATGATATCTAGACTGCTGAACGCCCTAGCGTCATTCAACAGGGGCCGCAGGTATTTGACGGGATCTCCGTTTTTACTGCGTCTAATCATAACGCAACTCATATCATCGCAACATTTTTGGGACACAATCACGAGCAACATGCTGTTGGGAACGTTACAGAAGCTTAGTACGGGGTaagtcacatattatatttaaatatgatgatgttttcgtttatttatttattattattattacgttttaaatGAGAGCAAAAGTTATATAccgtatactatttaattgacATTAGCAATATGTAGTGAAAGAGAGTAGCACAAgttgatttatttgatttaaaaaaatatgtattagaaGAGCATATAACACAAAAAAGTTTTCTCttcaaattattactaaacgtTAAACTactatataagtactataattcaaactattaataatataatttagttaaaatcaaatttaaaaaaagaatcattatCAAGTATAGGAATCTTTAAGATATTTAGAATAATCACGTGATTTGATTGGAcagaattcattaaataatctatCTTACGATCATATGATTTCATAAACAATAGGTTAAGACTTAGCCGTCaagttattatacttactacttaAATATAAGGCTATTGGCAATAatccatataataaaataataaattattacaagtgtaatacaattaaattttagatgatAAATCGGGACAATAAGCATTTACTGATAatcaatttacaaataacatcataaaaaatagtcaTTGCTTAAATAGCGGTTCAAGGCCAAAGTGGAAAAAGATAATACAATCTCGCactcttttttataattgacatTTTTCACCTCTTAAAAACGTAATCATgcgttaactttaaaatatattcttaaaaatttaaagcacatgaaattaaatacttacaacGTGTCATTAAAACCCCATATATAgggaaataatgtaataatacaagtttaaataaacaataaaatattatggcgttaattttttttttttttaattaaatttaaaattttttaaaatgcccacaatgttgaattttttttataccacgtaaataataaacattatactaggtatattttttccgGCGTGAACTCTTCAATTTTGAATGGGTTGCAGTTTGTttgattgaatttattaattttccacTGGTAGGTAGTAAATGTTAGTCCTTCTGAGACCACGCATAACTGGCTGGTTTTGCGCTACGTACCCACATACTTCATAGACGCAGTCTCGTTTCTCACGTCGGTAACGCGGCGACGCCTGGCAGAGTTTAGGAAAACTATTTAACGTTGTAAGGGAAAACTCCGATGGCGCAGGGGGAAGTCCAACGCCGCGCAGAGACATTTAGCGGTGTCAATCGTCGTTGACGGCGGCGGTTGTTATTCCTCGTggtttttccttttttattcTACTGGTGCTTCCTCGACTAGCTATGATTTATAACTTCATGTTTTGCATTAGAAATCTAATATATGTGCCGTTCAAGTTTACCACgacatttgataattttacgtGCATAACAAGCGTTTAGGTACAATattcatttatcattattatccaATTCACATATATGGTCACCAAGTCTAGattgatttttataggtaAGTTTGCTTATGTTGTAACTTATTGCAACCGTTCCAATGCCGTCGGTCAGACACGCGCTCCACATAATGCATCTGGCTCCGGCCCGCACGCATGTAGTCAGCTGGAAGTTATATGCAGCGCCCATCGTATGCCTCCGACGTCAAACGTGCCAACGTACAGCGTTTATTCGCGTCGATCGGTATACTAGGATACTGATGATCAAATGTTTCCGGAAATGTCATGTgttatacgtaaaatattgaTCAAAGGCCCAAGACGTgtaatagataatagataattatactagaatatatatatagctataaagACTTGCAGATAATAGCAAAATGCAGCATTgcacatacaaaatatactacaaGTGGCTGCAAtaacacattaaattaaaaaaaaaaaaatttcatacaacaagttaattaaaataaatataaaaacaaatagttaaatgtaaaatacaaaaataattccatTCGTTATTACAATGTGAatttataggaaaaaaaaatataaattatatgattaattttaatttggaattcgttacaaaacaaatttgtatCGAACCCTAGAATTGACAAATAcccaaattaaattgtaactaatatatattatattttatttgtatattaaaagaaCTCATGGTAAGATGtttatgaaatgtaataattcGTTCCTTTTCCTAATAACGTCTctaagtactatataatacgcgtgtattgtaatatttttattgcacaatattatgtaatgatcTTATGATGTTTAAGATCACGAGCGCGAAAACGGATGATCGGAAACGGTTTGACCACTTGGCTAGCTGACCAGCTCGTTCGGAAAAGCGAATTCACCGGCGATCGGAACAAATACGAGATGTACGATCTAGAATATAGTCTAGCGCTATATATGAGCCTCTGCCAGTGTCAGTCGGCCGTCCGGGCTTGTGGCTCACGTGCCCGAAACTTACTCAAGAGCTTGAGCGTTTTCATGACCACGTTGGACGTGGacgtaagtaaaaaaaatagacacaACACGACTCATGCAAgaacctatataattattaatattagtatataagtgCATGCAACTACAAAGAGTCATTACACATTTGCCAAGTATACACTTTTGACCagtataaaaacgtatttgaGGAGATCTATGAGTGAATCACATTCACTTTAAAGTGGgaccttaatttttttcttttgtatttgtaattattgtgtccataatagttattaattaataataaaatattatcaaattagcccttaaaacatgtttttaaaaacgttaagaaataatttttttaccgtttaaatttcaactacCTATTTgataattgagtgttgtatgAGATAAAACAAACCAGACTACAACACTTATGTACCTAAATAGCCTATCCAAAACGCCGTGTGTTCATAATTGTAGTATAGGTTGTTCATTTGTTGACTTGTTGTGTGTGACGTACCCCCCTCCCACcctgatttataaattacaccagataaattttaagttgaaaagcTTAAGATGGCTCTTTGAATTTCTAAGTTCATAGATTTTAAGCTATTGCCAGAATTAACGGAGGAGGCTAACTCCACACACATGTTCAATTGTAGCTActtaatcaaatattgtaaGCGTTTATTGTTGGTGTATAGATTATGCCGTGCATATCTGGTATCTTGTACAATTTGTTCAAAAACCCAGAGATGATTGCCATAGCTAAAGAAGAAGGGATGACCGGAATCGTCGAGAAAACGATCGAGAGCAACCTCAACGCGTATCCTTCGGCAGTCGAGCGGTTAGTGGAcgtaagaaatattttgatacaaaatGAGCATCCGGCTTTCGATCAGTCATCGTCGGATGATGACTACGATTATTTCAACGATGATAGCGGCGACGATAAAGATGACAGCAACAGTTCTGGCGAAGATGATATAGtacttataaatgttattataataatataatataggtattgtgGGTGGATTTAGAATTTCCATGATAAGGTAT includes the following:
- the LOC113553750 gene encoding lisH domain-containing protein ARMC9-like, translating into MDRLKKYSTSEAKTLQYIYEFLLSNNMTKTSTCFIEECYKLNMPAPTIPTESTEACNNNVVHLSKDRAASIIQSFKSASRLTFMKTWSDLSDEIKQIDEYRKLTFYLHVYYTILECKKRVNKSENCSNDKCDENDENDESSMAAFRTFLLQRGAEFSTENEFLPYFALPYVFEPMQHPSFKNLFKENRWSDSLHKRLEDFILDISINTSVILVPIKDAGKRKLTKKKFKTLYKEYKPLNALAAELLNALENSIRGQSINLEIILKNCNAVVENIDDNKQNLETVDDQFDLAIFKIKHELREGNSTKNKLLILQALRWRLTKSENRADTVSMIKKYDLLDLCKSKAEQGLMKWLLMTNGPHPLQQMISRLLNALASFNRGRRYLTGSPFLLRLIITQLISSQHFWDTITSNMLLGTLQKLSTGSRARKRMIGNGLTTWLADQLVRKSEFTGDRNKYEMYDLEYSLALYMSLCQCQSAVRACGSRARNLLKSLSVFMTTLDVDIMPCISGILYNLFKNPEMIAIAKEEGMTGIVEKTIESNLNAYPSAVERLVDVRNILIQNEHPAFDQSSSDDDYDYFNDDSGDDKDDSNSSGEDDIDDVENMEAELDEDDPLKIQPNGEEFLANYKTCDNGKHTTPADRYNNNNNK